GGTGCGCGACCTGATGTACGTGGAGCGCTACTCGCACGTCATGCACCTGGTTTCGGCCATCGAGGGCAAGCTGCGCGAGGGCCTGGGCCCGCTGGACGCCTTCGCCGCCTGCTTCCCTGCCGGCACGCTGACCGGAGCGCCCAAGGTGCGGGCCATGGAGATCATTGAGGAACTGGAGCCGGTGCGGCGGGGCGTGTACGGCGGGTCTGTGCTCTATGCGGATTTCGCGGGCAATCTGGATTCCTGCATCGTCATTCGAACGCTGATGATGGATCGCAAGAAGGCGTTTGTGCAGGCGGGCGCGGGCATCGTCGCCGATTCCGATCCACAGCGCGAGCACGAGGAGTGCCTGAACAAAGCGCGCGCCGTGCTGCGCGCCGTCGAGCTCGCGCGCCAAGGGCTATAAGTAGTCACAGAGCTACTGAGCGCCGACGACCATGGCGACATTCGACGAGCTCGAGCACACCGCCGATTGGGCCTTCCGCGCACGCGGTGAGACCCTGGCGCTGCTGTTCATCAACGCGGCTTTCGCCATGTTCTCCCTGGAGGGGATCCAGGCCGAAGGGAAAAAGACTGGACAGACGATTATCCGCGAGCTCGAAGTGCAGGCCGTGGACAAGGAGGGTCTGCTGGTCAACTGGCTCAACGAGCTCCTGTATATCGCCGAGGTGGACCGCCAGTTCCCGGTGGGGATTGAAATCCTGGATCTCGCACCGCAGCGCCTGCGCGCCCGGCTGGAACTGATCGCCGAAGAACGGCCCGACCGCCGCATCAAGGCGGTGACCTTTCACAACCTCAGAGTCGAGCAAACGCCGCACGGCTGGGAGGCCACGGTCGTCGTGGACGTGTAGAGACGCCCGCACGGGCGTCTTTGCAAGACTAGAATCTTCTCGTGGCTATTCAGCGCAGCGACGTGCGGCAGATCGGCCCCACGCTGTGGGAGATCCCGCGCGGGTACCGCGACGACATGCGGGTGCCGGCGCGGCTGTACGCCGACGAAGAACTGCTCGAGGACGCGCTCCGGGATGCCTCAATCGAGCAGCTCATCAACACCGCGACCCTGCCCGGAGTCACGCGCTATGCGCTGGCCATGCCCGACATCCACCAGGGCTACGGGTTCCCTATTGGCGGCGTGGTGGCCACGCGCCTCCCCGACGGCGTCATCTCGCCCGGCGGCGTGGGATACGACATCAATTGCGGCGTGCGGTTGATGGCCTCAGCGGCCATGATCGAGGAGATCAAGCCGTTCCTCGACGACCTTGCGACCGTGCTCTACCACAACTGCCCCAGCGGCATGGGGACCCGCGGCTCCCTCCGGCTCAACAAAGATGACCTGGACCGCGTGCTGCACGACGGCGCGCGCTGGGCGCTGGACGAGGGCTACGCCCGCCGCGAGGACCTGGAGCACACCGAGGAACGCGGCTGCATCCCGGGCGCGGACGCGGAGTTCGTCTCGCAGAAAGCCAAGGACCGCGGGCGCGATCAGGTGGGCACGCTCGGCTCCGGCAACCACTTCATCGAGGTGGACCGGGTGGCCGCCATCTACGACGAAGACGCTGCCGCACGCCTCGGGCTCTTTCTGGACCAGGTGGCGGTGCAGATCCACTGCGGCTCCCGCGGGCTGGGACACCAGGTCTGCGAGGACTACGTCGGCAGGTTCCAGAAGACCGTGCTGGAGCACAAGATCGAGTTACCGGACCGGCAGCTGGTGTGCGCGCCCTTCAG
The window above is part of the Terriglobia bacterium genome. Proteins encoded here:
- a CDS encoding RtcB family protein, with product MRVPARLYADEELLEDALRDASIEQLINTATLPGVTRYALAMPDIHQGYGFPIGGVVATRLPDGVISPGGVGYDINCGVRLMASAAMIEEIKPFLDDLATVLYHNCPSGMGTRGSLRLNKDDLDRVLHDGARWALDEGYARREDLEHTEERGCIPGADAEFVSQKAKDRGRDQVGTLGSGNHFIEVDRVAAIYDEDAAARLGLFLDQVAVQIHCGSRGLGHQVCEDYVGRFQKTVLEHKIELPDRQLVCAPFSSGEGQDYFRAMAAAANFAFANRQVLAAHIRRSFEQVLAGRVKDFDLHQVYDIAHNMAKVEEHDVEGHHLRLCVHRKGSTRAFGPGSPVLPDDLRDLGQPVLIPGSMGTASYVLLGQTGNMQQTFGSTCHGAGRVWSRSRAKKEVRGADLRGQLEARGIHVRAGSMSGLAEEAPQAYKDVARVVEVVHQAGIGKKVARLEPVAVVKG
- a CDS encoding archease; amino-acid sequence: MATFDELEHTADWAFRARGETLALLFINAAFAMFSLEGIQAEGKKTGQTIIRELEVQAVDKEGLLVNWLNELLYIAEVDRQFPVGIEILDLAPQRLRARLELIAEERPDRRIKAVTFHNLRVEQTPHGWEATVVVDV